A region from the Vicia villosa cultivar HV-30 ecotype Madison, WI linkage group LG3, Vvil1.0, whole genome shotgun sequence genome encodes:
- the LOC131660958 gene encoding protein DETOXIFICATION 27-like produces MGSIDRDNDFNDTSLIQSLLPKEVSEKEEENFGKKLWIETKKLWLIVGPTIFSRIASFTMNVVSQAFAGHLGEVQLASITIANTVIVGFNFGLLLGMASALETLCGQAFGAKRHNMLGIYLQRSWIVLFVCCFLLLPFYVFATPFLKLIGQPDDVAEWSGIVAIWLIPLHFSFAFQLPLQRFLQCQLKTSVIAWVALLGLVVNVVTSWLLVYVWDFGLIGAAISLDISWWVLVFGMFGYTVWGGCPLTWNGFSMEAFSGLWDFFKLSFASGVMLCLENWYYRILILMTGKLENATVAVDALSICMTINGWEMMIPLAFFAGTGVRVANELGAGKGKSAKFAMQVSVIQSTVIGLIFCLLIIIFHRPVAYIFTSSPSVLQAVNDMSILLAVTILLNSVQPVLSGVAVGSGWQVFVAYVNIGCYYLIGLPLGIIMGWIFNTGVKGIWGGMIFGGTTIQTLILIIITVRCDWEKEAEKAGSRVNKWSVTKPNDQLRITD; encoded by the exons ATGGGTAGCATAGATAGAGACAATGATTTTAATGACACTAGTCTTATCCAATCTCTCTTGCCAAAAGAGGTTTcagagaaagaagaggaaaatttTGGGAAGAAGCTATGGATTGAAACTAAGAAACTATGGCTGATAGTGGGTCCCACTATCTTCAGCCGCATCGCATCATTCACCATGAACGTCGTTAGTCAAGCTTTCGCCGGTCACCTTGGTGAAGTTCAACTGGCCTCCATCACCATCGCCAACACCGTCATCGTTGGCTTCAACTTCGGCCTCCTA TTGGGGATGGCAAGCGCGTTGGAGACACTTTGTGGACAAGCGTTTGGTGCAAAACGACATAACATGTTAGGAATATATCTACAAAGATCATGGATTGTTCTCTTCGtatgttgttttcttttgttACCATTCTATGTTTTCGCTACTCCATTTCTCAAACTTATAGGACAACCTGACGACGTAGCGGAATGGAGTGGTATCGTAGCTATATGGCTTATACCTTTGCATTTCAGTTTTGCATTTCAGTTACCTCTTCAGAGGTTTCTACAGTGCCAGCTGAAAACAAGTGTGATTGCATGGGTTGCTTTGTTGGGTTTGGTGGTTAACGTGGTAACAAGCTGGTTGTTGGTTTATGTTTGGGATTTTGGACTTATTGGTGCCGCTATTTCTTTGGATATTTCTTGGTGGGTATTGGTTTTTGGAATGTTTGGTTACACAGTTTGGGGTGGTTGTCCTTTGACTTGGAATGGTTTTTCAATGGAAGCATTTTCTGGTCTTTGGGATTTCTTCAAACTCTCTTTTGCTTCGGGGGTCATGCTTTGTTTAGAGAATTGGTATTATAGGATACTGATACTTATGACTGGTAAGTTGGAAAATGCAACAGTTGCTGTTGATGCATTGTCTATATG TATGACTATAAATGGATGGGAAATGATGATTCCTCTTGCTTTCTTTGCTGGTACCGG GGTGCGGGTGGCAAATGAACTTGGAGCGGGAAAAGGAAAATCAGCAAAATTTGCAATGCAAGTATCAGTGATACAATCAACAGTGATTGGATTAATCTTCTGCCTTCTAATAATTATATTCCATAGACCGGTTGCATACATATTCACCTCGAGCCCTTCTGTTCTTCAAGCTGTTAACGATATGTCAATCCTTTTGGCAGTCACCATTCTTCTCAATAGTGTTCAACCTGTTCTAT CAGGTGTAGCTGTTGGTTCAGGATGGCAAGTATTTGTGGCATACGTAAATATTGGATGCTACTATTTAATTGGACTCCCACTTGGAATTATCATGGGATGGATCTTCAACACTGGTGTTAAA GGCATATGGGGTGGGATGATATTCGGTGGTACAACAATTCAAACATTGATACTCATCATAATAACAGTTCGGTGTGATTGGGAAAAAGAG GCAGAGAAGGCTGGTTCACGTGTAAACAAGTGGTCTGTAACGAAACCTAATGACCAATTGCGGATCACTGATTAA
- the LOC131660957 gene encoding protein DETOXIFICATION 27-like: protein MGSIDRDNDISDTLIQSLLPKEVSSIQPKEEEGEETFGKKLWIETKKLWLIVGPAIFSRIASFTMNVVSQAFAGHLGEVQLASITIANTVIVGFNFGLLLGMASALETLCGQAFGAKRHHMLGIYLQRSWIVLFVCCFLLLPCYVFATPFLKLIGQPDDVAESSGIVAIWLIPLHFSFAFQFPLTRFLQSQLKTSVIACVSLLGLLVNVVTSWLFVYVWDFGLIGAAIALDVSWWFLVFGMFGYIVCGGCPLTWNGFSMEAFSGLWDFFKLSFASGVMLCLENWYYRILLLMTGQLENATVAVDALSVCMTINGWEMMIPLAFFAGTGVRVANELGAGKGKSAKFAMQVAVIQSTVIGLIFCVLIMIFQRQFAYIFTSSPSVLQAVNDMSIFLAVTILLNSVQPVLSGVAVGSGWQGFVAYINIGCYYLIGLPLGIIMGWVFNTGVKGIWGGMIFGGTTIQTLILIIITVRCDWEKEAEKAGSRVNKWSVIKPNDQLQITD, encoded by the exons ATGGGTAGCATCGATAGAGACAATGATATTAGTGACACTCTTATCCAATCTCTGTTGCCAAAAGAAGTTTCATCCATTCAACCTAAGGAGGAAGAAGGTGAAGAAACATTCGGGAAGAAGCTATGGATTGAAACCAAGAAACTATGGCTTATAGTGGGTCCCGCTATCTTCAGCCGCATCGCATCATTCACTATGAACGTGGTTAGTCAAGCCTTCGCCGGTCACCTTGGTGAAGTTCAACTGGCCTCCATCACCATCGCCAACACCGTCATCGTTGGCTTTAACTTCGGCCTCCTC TTGGGAATGGCAAGCGCGTTGGAGACACTTTGCGGACAAGCGTTTGGTGCAAAACGACATCACATGTTAGGAATATATCTACAAAGATCATGGATTGTTCTCTTTGTATGTTGTTTTCTTCTGTTACCATGCTATGTATTTGCTACTCCATTTCTCAAACTTATAGGACAACCTGATGACGTGGCGGAATCGAGTGGTATTGTAGCTATATGGCTTATACCTTTGCATTTCAGTTTTGCGTTTCAGTTTCCTCTTACGAGGTTTCTACAGTCCCAGCTGAAAACAAGTGTGATTGCATGCGTTTCTCTGTtgggtttgttggtgaatgtaGTAACTAGTTGGTTGTTTGTTTATGTTTGGGATTTCGGACTTATTGGTGCTGCTATTGCTTTGGATGTTTCATGGTGGTTTTTGGTTTTTGGGATGTTTGGTTACATTGTTTGTGGGGGTTGTCCTTTGACTTGGAATGGTTTTTCAATGGAAGCATTTTCTGGTCTTTGGGATTTCTTCAAACTCTCTTTTGCTTCTGGGGTGATGCTTTGTTTAGAGAATTGGTATTATAGGATATTACTGCTTATGACTGGTCAGTTAGAAAATGCCACTGTTGCTGTGGATGCATTGTCTGTATG TATGACTATAAATGGATGGGAAATGATGATTCCTCTTGCTTTCTTTGCTGGTACCGG GGTGCGGGTGGCGAACGAACTTGGAGCGGGAAAAGGAAAATCAGCAAAATTTGCAATGCAAGTAGCAGTGATACAATCAACGGTGATTGGATTAATCTTCTGTGTTCTCATAATGATATTTCAGAGACAGTTTGCATACATTTTCACCTCGAGCCCTTCTGTTCTTCAAGCTGTTAACGATATGTCAATCTTCTTAGCAGTCACCATTCTTCTCAACAGTGTTCAACCTGTTCTATCAG GTGTAGCTGTTGGTTCGGGATGGCAGGGATTTGTGGCATACATAAATATTGGATGCTACTATCTAATTGGACTCCCACTTGGAATTATCATGGGATGGGTCTTCAACACTGGTGTTAAA GGCATATGGGGTGGGATGATATTTGGTGGTACAACAATCCAAACATTGATACTCATCATAATAACAGTACGGTGTGATTGGGAAAAAGAG GCAGAGAAGGCTGGCTCACGTGTAAACAAGTGGTCCGTGATAAAACCTAATGACCAACTGCAGATCACTGATTAG